From a single Aggregatilinea lenta genomic region:
- a CDS encoding sigma-70 family RNA polymerase sigma factor — protein sequence MVAIPSYLDEKVEDARSARWGLREYHAPYEEVVETPEEDDDEVETGAQAEAEPEGYTENASRERDMPAVDADLLQFYFRDIRPISEPIDVEREQGLARMVQAGNHANERLHAENLSDEVRSELADVYELGEAARQELIMANTRLVISIAKKYQGRGLPLPDLIQEGNLGLMKAVDRFDPLRGVRLSTYATWWIRQSIARAAGDRGRTIRLPINQGQRWGRLRRASERLAQELGREPTYEELAQESNLTPEQVETTMLAAREPVQLDELIGDEENRPRADLVADKESELPEEATARELLVESISFLLGALPPREARIIQLRFGLEDGDTHSMSQIGQLMGYSRERIRQLQHAALSKLRQLQQEYGLGEYLE from the coding sequence GTGGTTGCTATTCCGAGTTACCTTGACGAGAAGGTTGAAGACGCTCGTTCAGCGCGTTGGGGCCTGCGCGAATACCACGCGCCTTACGAAGAAGTCGTCGAAACACCGGAAGAAGACGACGACGAAGTCGAAACCGGCGCTCAGGCTGAAGCCGAGCCGGAGGGTTATACCGAAAACGCCTCGCGTGAGCGAGATATGCCAGCCGTTGATGCCGACCTTCTCCAATTCTATTTCCGTGACATTCGCCCGATCTCCGAGCCGATCGACGTGGAGCGCGAGCAGGGGCTGGCGCGCATGGTGCAGGCCGGTAACCACGCTAACGAGCGGCTGCACGCCGAGAACCTGTCCGACGAGGTGCGCAGCGAGTTGGCTGATGTCTACGAACTGGGTGAAGCGGCGCGCCAGGAACTGATCATGGCGAACACTCGCCTGGTGATCTCCATCGCGAAGAAGTACCAGGGTCGCGGCCTGCCGCTGCCGGATCTGATTCAGGAAGGCAATCTGGGCCTGATGAAGGCGGTCGATCGCTTCGACCCGCTGCGCGGCGTGCGTCTGAGCACCTACGCGACGTGGTGGATTCGCCAGTCGATTGCCCGCGCTGCCGGTGACCGTGGCCGCACCATCCGCCTGCCGATCAACCAGGGCCAGCGGTGGGGCCGGCTGCGCCGCGCCAGCGAGCGCCTCGCCCAGGAACTGGGCCGCGAGCCTACCTATGAAGAACTGGCGCAGGAAAGCAACCTGACGCCGGAGCAGGTCGAAACGACCATGTTGGCCGCGCGCGAGCCGGTGCAGCTCGACGAGCTGATCGGCGACGAAGAAAACCGCCCGCGTGCCGACCTCGTGGCCGACAAGGAAAGCGAGCTGCCGGAAGAGGCGACTGCCCGCGAGCTGCTTGTCGAATCGATCAGCTTCCTGCTGGGCGCGCTGCCCCCGCGTGAAGCCCGCATCATCCAGCTGCGCTTTGGGCTGGAAGACGGCGATACGCACAGCATGTCGCAGATCGGGCAGCTCATGGGCTACAGCCGCGAGCGCATTCGCCAGCTTCAGCACGCGGCGCTGAGCAAACTGCGCCAGCTTCAGCAGGAATATGGCTTAGGCGAGTATCTCGAATAA
- a CDS encoding CPBP family intramembrane glutamic endopeptidase, which produces MLPSPASTPGSERASFRINALRLTRGGVLLGAGMIALGVLWAGVIRDRDLSAWFPAQGWLGEIALGLLVGAGFSALAWTAASRIPALNAILRLLTETLDFPSFRYYHALTLGLVAGVPEEILFRGALQPDLKLVLTAILFGLLHAITPAYGLYATLAGGVLGALTLWRGSLWAAVAAHAAIDTVTFVLLIRRWRRLHAAAIAGPDSRPVC; this is translated from the coding sequence ATGCTGCCATCACCGGCGTCTACGCCCGGCTCAGAACGTGCATCGTTTCGCATCAATGCGTTGCGCCTGACGCGCGGCGGCGTGCTGCTCGGTGCGGGTATGATCGCGCTGGGCGTGCTGTGGGCAGGCGTCATCCGGGACCGCGACCTGAGCGCGTGGTTCCCGGCGCAGGGCTGGCTGGGCGAGATCGCGCTGGGGCTGCTGGTCGGCGCGGGGTTCAGCGCCCTGGCCTGGACCGCCGCGTCCCGCATTCCGGCACTGAATGCGATCCTCCGCCTGCTCACCGAAACGCTCGATTTCCCCTCCTTCCGCTACTATCACGCCCTCACGCTGGGACTGGTGGCGGGCGTCCCGGAGGAAATCCTGTTCCGGGGCGCGCTCCAGCCCGACCTCAAGCTGGTGCTCACGGCGATCCTGTTCGGCCTGCTGCACGCGATCACCCCGGCCTATGGCCTTTACGCGACGCTGGCGGGCGGCGTGCTGGGCGCGCTGACGCTGTGGCGCGGCAGCCTGTGGGCCGCCGTCGCCGCGCACGCCGCCATCGACACGGTGACGTTCGTGCTGCTCATCCGCCGCTGGCGGCGCCTGCATGCCGCCGCGATTGCCGGGCCGGACAGCCGCCCGGTCTGCTAG
- the der gene encoding ribosome biogenesis GTPase Der: protein MKKPLVALVGRPNVGKSALYNRLVGQRQAVVSDVPGTTRDRLIGETEWNGATFKLVDTGGIEVYQPRQDGQPTSPLEEGSELFVPQIRAQAMLAIEEADVIVMVVDAIQGITAADQEVADILHRSHKPVIVAANKADNYKRHDDTFEFYGLGLGEVFALSALHGTGTGDLLDAVVEALPYESPEDYDAEDDSIKIAIVGRPNVGKSSLLNKLIGHDRVIVSDIAGTTRDAIDMQVVWENIPITLIDTAGIRRRGRVAQGIEQYSVIRAQKAVERADVVLLVIDAQDGITQQDAHIAGMVQDEYKSVVIVVNKWDVIEKDTNTMNTFMEDIRRDLAFLPYVPVVFISALTGQRIHTVLEAAIRVQEERLTRIPTSELNRIVRDAMLRHAPQTRQPRPLKIFVAQQVRVDPPTFLFHINDASLLHFTYERYLENQIRRVYPFTGTPIRLSFRPRERRKREK from the coding sequence ATGAAAAAACCCCTCGTCGCCCTGGTGGGGCGGCCCAATGTTGGTAAATCTGCGCTGTACAACCGGCTCGTCGGGCAGCGCCAGGCCGTCGTCTCGGACGTGCCCGGCACCACGCGCGACCGGTTGATTGGCGAAACCGAATGGAATGGCGCGACGTTCAAACTGGTCGATACGGGCGGCATCGAAGTCTACCAGCCCAGGCAGGACGGCCAGCCGACCAGCCCGCTCGAAGAAGGAAGCGAGCTGTTCGTGCCGCAGATCCGCGCGCAGGCGATGCTTGCCATTGAAGAGGCGGACGTGATCGTGATGGTCGTGGACGCGATCCAGGGCATCACCGCCGCCGACCAGGAAGTCGCGGACATCCTGCACCGCTCGCACAAGCCGGTAATCGTCGCGGCCAACAAGGCCGACAACTACAAGCGCCACGACGACACCTTCGAGTTCTACGGCCTGGGCCTGGGCGAAGTCTTCGCCCTCTCCGCGCTGCACGGCACCGGGACCGGCGACCTGCTCGACGCGGTGGTCGAGGCCCTGCCCTACGAGTCGCCGGAGGATTACGACGCAGAGGACGACTCGATCAAGATCGCCATCGTCGGGCGGCCCAACGTGGGCAAAAGCTCGCTGCTCAATAAGCTGATCGGGCACGATCGCGTCATCGTCAGCGACATCGCCGGAACCACCCGCGACGCAATCGATATGCAGGTCGTGTGGGAAAACATCCCGATCACGCTGATCGACACGGCAGGTATCCGGCGGCGCGGGCGCGTCGCGCAGGGCATCGAGCAGTACAGCGTGATCCGCGCGCAGAAGGCCGTCGAGCGCGCCGACGTGGTGCTGCTGGTCATCGACGCGCAGGATGGCATCACGCAGCAGGACGCGCACATCGCGGGCATGGTTCAGGACGAGTACAAGAGCGTGGTGATCGTGGTCAACAAGTGGGACGTCATCGAAAAAGACACGAACACGATGAACACCTTCATGGAGGACATCCGCCGCGATCTGGCGTTTTTGCCGTATGTGCCCGTCGTGTTCATCAGCGCGCTGACGGGCCAGCGCATCCATACCGTGCTGGAGGCGGCAATCCGCGTGCAGGAAGAACGACTGACGCGCATCCCCACCAGCGAACTCAATCGCATCGTGCGCGACGCGATGCTGCGCCACGCCCCGCAGACCAGGCAGCCTCGCCCGCTGAAGATCTTCGTCGCGCAGCAGGTGCGCGTCGATCCGCCCACCTTTTTGTTCCACATCAACGATGCGTCGCTGCTGCACTTCACCTACGAGCGCTACCTGGAGAACCAGATCCGGCGCGTCTACCCCTTCACCGGCACGCCGATCCGGTTGAGCTTCCGCCCGCGCGAGCGCCGCAAGCGCGAGAAATAA
- a CDS encoding SRPBCC family protein, producing the protein MGHAEAARILNAPPQAVWDCLNDIEHTPEWVSGLAAAEVKTPGPYGAGSIYHDHNRLGPFPQETPWQVTAFEPVTRQVHESRSTVLPSTMTLTLDSVPGGTRVRFSVEYRFLPRLGPVSRLFERVAMDRLLGQVLKQNLAGLDAYLRNKAT; encoded by the coding sequence ATGGGGCACGCAGAAGCGGCACGAATCTTAAACGCGCCACCTCAGGCGGTCTGGGACTGCCTGAACGACATCGAACACACGCCGGAGTGGGTATCCGGGCTGGCGGCGGCGGAGGTCAAGACGCCGGGGCCGTACGGCGCGGGCAGCATTTACCACGACCACAACCGCCTGGGACCGTTCCCGCAGGAGACGCCCTGGCAGGTCACGGCCTTCGAACCGGTCACTCGCCAGGTGCACGAGTCCCGGTCAACGGTTCTGCCCTCGACCATGACGCTCACCCTTGACTCCGTGCCGGGCGGCACGCGGGTGCGGTTCAGCGTCGAGTACCGCTTCCTGCCCCGGCTGGGGCCGGTCAGCCGCCTGTTCGAGCGCGTGGCGATGGATCGCCTGCTGGGGCAGGTGCTGAAGCAGAACCTCGCCGGGCTTGACGCGTACCTACGGAACAAAGCGACCTGA
- a CDS encoding dihydrofolate reductase family protein, whose product MAKLIVLTFITLDGVMQAPGGPEEDASNGFPYGGWTVPYFDEFSGEVMSQQMSGPAEYLLGRKTFEIFASYWPQHAEDWPGINQATKYVASNTLTSHPWEKSVFLTSDVLVDTIRKLKQQDGPDLQVHGSGNLIQTLLKHDLVDAFWLKIFPVTLGTGKRLFAEGTIPAAFKLTESKVSPSGVILANYERAGEVETGSFA is encoded by the coding sequence ATGGCAAAGCTGATCGTTCTGACCTTCATCACACTCGATGGCGTCATGCAAGCTCCCGGCGGCCCAGAGGAAGACGCCAGCAACGGCTTTCCCTACGGCGGCTGGACCGTGCCCTACTTCGACGAGTTTTCCGGCGAGGTCATGAGCCAACAGATGAGCGGGCCAGCTGAATACTTGTTGGGTCGGAAAACCTTCGAGATCTTTGCGTCGTATTGGCCCCAACATGCCGAGGACTGGCCCGGCATCAATCAGGCAACGAAATACGTGGCGTCGAATACGCTGACATCCCACCCCTGGGAGAAGTCGGTCTTCCTGACGAGCGACGTTCTGGTAGATACGATCCGGAAACTCAAACAGCAAGACGGTCCCGACTTGCAGGTTCACGGCAGCGGGAACCTGATTCAGACGCTGCTGAAGCACGATCTCGTCGATGCGTTTTGGCTGAAGATCTTCCCGGTCACGCTGGGAACAGGGAAACGCCTGTTTGCGGAAGGCACCATTCCGGCGGCTTTTAAGCTCACTGAAAGCAAGGTGTCGCCAAGCGGCGTTATCCTGGCTAATTATGAGCGCGCTGGGGAGGTCGAGACGGGGTCATTCGCCTGA
- the asnB gene encoding asparagine synthase (glutamine-hydrolyzing), which translates to MCGIYGQFNPHGADPALIERMAACLSHRGPDGYGTFHDGALAFGAGRLAIIDLAAGVQPLFNEDRSVAVVFNGEIYNYRALRAELQGTGHVFATGTDSEVIVHGYEAWGLDVLTRLRGMFAIGIWDCGRRRLFLARDRMGEKPLYVVRRGDDLLFASEIKALLEHPGVGRAVCDEALISYLSVGYVAPPLTLFDGIEKLAPGEWLRVDAEGVETRRYWQPDMDTLHPFAGSYDEAVRRTREMLAEAVEMRLMSDVPLGVFLSGGVDSTAVAALVSRAINQPVQSFTVGFDHAPGSKGDTKFNVDTRYAAVAAQALKAEHHLITIRQDESLAALFPHLIHAMDEPTVQPAIVQTAYVAALARLRGVPVLLSGDGSDEIFGGYAHYRADLMLERYLRVPGLLRSSVLTPLLERAPARLDSVRKLAQKSRAVEPVARYLHWMRIIDPAQLPDLLARDGLAGRAPAILERSLRPILSAPQTDHFADRIAYTSLRRWVAEDSNMRVDKMSMAMSIEARAPFEDHALVNFGLSLPLDYKLRGGGFKTILKDAVRDLVPAEILNRPKWGFIPPSSDWLRTVLRPLVDTHLARERIEAAGVFRPETVARLVDDHMSRRGYELWPLWAILSFQVWHALYIDGSLTLDHKLAPQDLADAIVQ; encoded by the coding sequence ATGTGCGGCATCTACGGTCAGTTTAACCCCCACGGAGCGGATCCCGCCCTGATCGAGCGCATGGCGGCGTGCCTGTCGCATCGCGGCCCCGACGGGTATGGCACGTTTCACGATGGCGCGCTGGCGTTCGGCGCGGGACGGCTGGCGATCATTGACCTGGCGGCGGGCGTGCAGCCGCTGTTTAACGAAGATCGCAGTGTGGCGGTGGTGTTCAACGGCGAGATCTATAACTACCGCGCGCTGCGGGCTGAGCTTCAGGGCACGGGCCACGTCTTTGCAACCGGCACGGACAGCGAAGTGATCGTGCACGGGTACGAGGCGTGGGGCCTGGACGTGCTGACCCGGCTGCGTGGCATGTTTGCCATCGGGATCTGGGATTGCGGGCGGCGGCGGTTGTTTCTGGCGCGGGATCGCATGGGCGAAAAACCGCTGTATGTGGTCCGCCGGGGCGACGATCTGCTGTTTGCGTCGGAAATCAAGGCGCTGCTGGAACATCCGGGCGTGGGGCGGGCGGTGTGCGACGAGGCGTTGATCTCGTATCTTTCGGTGGGATACGTCGCGCCGCCGCTGACGCTGTTCGATGGAATCGAGAAGCTTGCGCCGGGCGAATGGCTGCGGGTGGACGCGGAAGGTGTCGAGACGAGGCGCTACTGGCAGCCTGACATGGACACGCTGCACCCGTTTGCCGGATCGTACGACGAGGCGGTGCGGCGCACGCGCGAGATGCTGGCCGAAGCGGTCGAGATGCGGCTGATGAGCGACGTGCCGTTGGGCGTGTTCCTGAGCGGCGGCGTCGATTCGACCGCCGTGGCTGCGCTGGTCAGCCGGGCGATCAACCAGCCGGTGCAGAGCTTCACCGTGGGGTTCGATCACGCGCCGGGCAGCAAGGGCGATACCAAATTCAACGTCGATACGCGTTACGCGGCGGTGGCGGCGCAGGCGCTGAAGGCGGAACATCACCTGATCACGATCCGGCAGGATGAGTCATTGGCGGCGCTATTCCCGCACCTGATCCACGCGATGGACGAGCCGACCGTGCAGCCCGCCATCGTGCAGACGGCGTACGTGGCGGCACTCGCGCGGTTGAGGGGCGTGCCGGTGCTGCTCAGCGGGGACGGCAGCGACGAGATTTTTGGCGGATATGCGCATTATCGCGCCGACCTCATGCTTGAGCGCTATCTGCGCGTGCCGGGGCTGCTGCGCTCGTCCGTGCTGACGCCGCTGTTGGAGCGCGCGCCCGCCCGCCTGGACAGCGTGCGCAAGCTCGCGCAGAAATCGCGGGCAGTGGAGCCGGTGGCGCGCTATTTGCACTGGATGCGCATCATCGACCCCGCGCAGCTGCCCGATCTGCTGGCGCGGGACGGGCTGGCTGGGCGCGCGCCGGCGATTCTGGAGCGTTCGCTACGCCCGATATTGAGCGCGCCGCAGACTGATCATTTCGCGGATCGCATCGCGTATACGAGCCTGCGGCGGTGGGTGGCGGAAGACAGCAATATGCGCGTGGACAAGATGAGCATGGCGATGTCCATCGAGGCACGCGCGCCGTTCGAGGATCACGCGCTGGTGAACTTTGGCCTGAGCCTTCCGCTCGATTACAAGCTGCGCGGGGGTGGGTTCAAGACGATCCTCAAAGACGCCGTGCGCGACCTCGTGCCTGCCGAGATCCTGAACCGGCCTAAGTGGGGATTCATCCCGCCCAGCTCGGACTGGCTGCGCACGGTGCTGCGCCCGCTGGTTGACACGCACCTCGCGCGCGAGCGGATCGAGGCGGCGGGCGTGTTCCGCCCGGAGACGGTCGCCCGGCTGGTGGACGATCACATGTCCCGGCGGGGATACGAGCTGTGGCCGCTGTGGGCGATCCTCTCGTTCCAGGTCTGGCACGCGCTGTACATCGACGGGAGCCTGACGCTCGACCACAAGCTGGCCCCGCAGGATCTGGCCGACGCCATCGTTCAATAG
- a CDS encoding lysophospholipid acyltransferase family protein has product MSNRVRYFYRRQISQRIGRVLQAALTRTTITGLENIPRRGPYIAVGNHSAAIEVALLVVNLPHVPELIGNGDVPFDPTFNFMAQWYRFIPIRRGHIDREALRAAREVLEQGNVLGIFPEGGIWDHHADEARPGVAWLSQQTGAPILPIGFGGMFGAIGNAMRLKRPRLSMSIGQLIPPVPNPPSVRERRAAINDASQEIMRRIHALMPVETRASDSQVLEERYAFRTEITMPDGLPVFVPPDLEIPYGEDLAYYFHHDVLLEVVYRNYKLLEAKPLSQYATLTDPAKLGAALDAAIRFYEGDPIFLGYRLGYNRAERVVEALRALRAQIAWAELQGFQVRVLPERTIMKAGGQSETLIAASVRRNY; this is encoded by the coding sequence ATGAGCAATCGCGTTCGCTATTTCTACCGCCGCCAGATCTCACAACGGATCGGTCGGGTGTTACAGGCCGCCCTCACACGCACCACCATCACCGGGCTGGAAAACATCCCCCGGCGCGGGCCATATATTGCTGTTGGAAATCACAGCGCCGCGATCGAAGTGGCGCTGTTGGTCGTTAACCTGCCGCACGTGCCGGAGCTAATCGGCAACGGCGACGTGCCGTTCGACCCCACGTTCAACTTCATGGCGCAGTGGTATCGCTTCATCCCGATCCGGCGCGGACACATCGACCGCGAAGCGCTGCGCGCCGCGCGTGAAGTGCTGGAGCAGGGCAACGTGCTGGGGATCTTCCCCGAGGGGGGTATCTGGGATCACCACGCCGACGAAGCGCGTCCCGGTGTAGCGTGGCTCAGCCAGCAGACCGGTGCGCCGATCCTGCCGATTGGCTTTGGCGGGATGTTCGGGGCAATTGGTAACGCCATGCGCCTGAAGCGTCCGCGCCTGTCGATGTCCATCGGCCAGCTGATCCCGCCCGTGCCCAACCCACCCTCGGTCCGCGAGCGCCGGGCCGCGATTAACGACGCCAGCCAGGAGATCATGCGGCGCATCCACGCCCTGATGCCGGTCGAGACACGAGCGTCCGACAGCCAGGTCCTGGAGGAGCGCTACGCCTTCCGCACTGAAATCACGATGCCGGACGGCCTACCGGTGTTCGTGCCGCCGGATTTGGAGATTCCATACGGCGAAGACCTGGCCTACTATTTCCATCACGACGTGCTGCTGGAAGTGGTCTACCGCAACTACAAGCTGCTGGAAGCCAAGCCGCTGTCGCAGTACGCGACGCTGACCGACCCGGCCAAACTGGGGGCTGCCCTGGACGCCGCGATCCGTTTCTACGAGGGCGACCCGATCTTCCTGGGCTACCGGCTGGGCTATAACCGCGCCGAGCGTGTGGTGGAAGCGCTGCGCGCGCTGCGGGCGCAGATCGCCTGGGCGGAGCTGCAAGGCTTCCAAGTGCGCGTGCTGCCGGAACGGACTATAATGAAGGCAGGTGGGCAGTCCGAGACGCTGATTGCGGCCAGCGTGAGGCGGAACTATTAA
- a CDS encoding FHA domain-containing protein — MADQVCVNCKTVNTEDATYCYACGHILPAGLQALATHNLPQSQHLQPQMRWGTAYFGDKSSIIIRIRHTNDQLETRFAYECVIGRAGGDASPDIDLTPFGAMAMGVSRRHVKLVRQSATIMVQDLDSVNGSFLNGKRLFPFQPRVLRNEDELVLGKLALRISFQRKPRTS, encoded by the coding sequence ATGGCGGATCAGGTTTGCGTCAACTGTAAAACGGTTAACACGGAGGATGCGACCTACTGTTATGCGTGCGGCCACATTTTACCTGCCGGGTTGCAGGCCCTGGCGACGCATAACCTCCCACAGTCGCAACACCTTCAGCCCCAAATGCGCTGGGGCACAGCCTATTTTGGCGATAAAAGCAGCATCATCATTCGCATTCGCCACACCAACGATCAGCTCGAAACGCGCTTCGCGTACGAGTGCGTGATCGGGCGTGCCGGGGGCGATGCGTCACCGGACATCGACCTGACGCCGTTCGGCGCGATGGCGATGGGCGTGTCGCGCCGTCACGTCAAGTTGGTGCGCCAGAGCGCCACGATCATGGTGCAGGATCTGGACAGCGTCAACGGCTCCTTCCTGAACGGGAAGCGGCTGTTTCCCTTCCAGCCGCGCGTGCTGCGCAACGAAGACGAGCTGGTGCTGGGCAAGTTGGCGCTGCGGATCTCGTTCCAGCGCAAGCCGCGCACGTCTTAG